The Coffea eugenioides isolate CCC68of chromosome 8, Ceug_1.0, whole genome shotgun sequence genome has a segment encoding these proteins:
- the LOC113779699 gene encoding V-type proton ATPase subunit E, whose protein sequence is MNDADVSKQIQQMVRFIRQEAEEKANEISVSAEEEFNIEKLQLVEAEKKKIRQEYERKQKQVEVRKKIEYSMQLNASRIKVLQAQDDLVNSMKEAASKELLRVSQDHHSYKHLLKNLVVQSLLRLKEPSVLLRCRKDDLRLVESVLNSAKEEYAEKAKVHAPEIIVDSIHLPPAPSHHNVHGPSCSGGVVLASRDGKIVCENTLDARLDVVFRQKLPEIRKRLFGQVAA, encoded by the exons ATGAACGACGCAGATGTCTCCAAGCAGATCCAACAGATGGTTCGATTTATTCGCCAAGAAGCCGAAGAGAAGGCGAATGAGATCTCTGTTTCTGCTGAAGAA GAGTTCAACATTGAGAAGTTGCAGTTAGTGGAAGCGGAGAAGAAGAAGATCAGACAAGAGTATGAGCGTAAGCAGAAGCAAGTTGAAGTTCGCAAGAAAAT TGAGTACTCCATGCAGCTAAATGCTTCTAGAATTAAGGTTCTTCAAGCTCAGGATGATCTCGTTAACTCTATGAAGGAGGCGGCATCAAAGGAACTCTTGCGTGTGAGCCAAGACCACCATAGCTATAAGCATCTTCTGAAAAATCTCGTTGTTCAG AGTTTACTTAGACTGAAAGAGCCTTCGGTCTTACTTCGGTGTCGCAAAGATGACTTACGCTTGGTGGAGTCTGTTTTGAACTCAGCCAAGGAGGAATATGCTGAGAAGGCAAAGGTTCATGCTCCGGAAATCATAGTTGACTCCATCCACCTTCCACCTGCGCCTTCTCATCACAATGTCCACGGTCCTTCCTG CTCTGGTGGGGTCGTATTGGCTTCTCGAGATGGAAAAATTGTGTGTGAAAACACACTCGATGCTAGGTTGGATGTTGTGTTCCGCCAAAAACTTCCAGAG ATCCGCAAGAGGCTGTTTGGACAAGTTGCTGCCTAA
- the LOC113779211 gene encoding hydroxyproline O-galactosyltransferase HPGT1-like isoform X2: MVNGRGSSNHRLPSASSFQSRICFMMLSMFATMASLYVAGRLWQDATNRVHLIEELDRRTGQGHSAISVDDTLKIINCREQQKKLVALQMELEKARTEGFVSNYFSENSGTHRKKKLLAVVGIFTRFGRKNNRDAIRKAWMPAGAASKKLEEEKGIIIRFVIGRSANRGDISDKDIDNEYRQTNDFIILNDYLEAPKESSKKAKLFFAHAVENWNAEFYVKVNDDIYINIDALGAALASHLDKSRVYIGCMKSGEVFSQPSQKWYEPEWWKFGDGKSYFLHASGEIFAISHPLAHFILINRSILRTYAHDDVSAGSWFIGLDVKHVDEGKFCCSSWSSGSVCAAS, from the exons ATGGTTAATGGCCGGGGATCTAGTAACCACCGGCTACCATCGGCGTCGAGTTTCCAATCCCGGATATGTTTTATGATGCTCTCGATGTTCGCCACCATGGCTTCGCTTTATGTTGCCGGCCG ATTGTGGCAGGATGCAACAAATAGAGTTCATTTAATAGAAGAGCTTGATAGACGAACTGGACAG GGGCATTCTGCTATATCTGTTGACGATACTTTGAAGATCATAAATTGTAG AGAACAACAGAAGAAGCTAGTGGCTCTTCAGATGGAGCTGGAAAAAGCACGGACGGAAGGCTTCGTTTCAAATTATTTCTCAGAAAATAGTGGGACACATAGAAAGAAAAAGCTTCTTGCTGTTGTAGGGATCTTTACAAGGTTTGGTCGTAAGAATAATAGAGACGCAATCCGTAAGGCATGGATGCCTGCTG GTGCTGCTTCAAAGAAACTGGAGGAAGAGAAGGGCATCATTATACGATTTGTAATAGGGAGAAG TGCAAACCGTGGAGACATTTCAGATAAGGACATCGACAATGAATATAGGCAGACTAATGACTTCATAATTCTT AATGATTATCTGGAGGCTCCTAAGGAGAGTTCAAAGAAGgcaaaattattttttgctCATGCTGTGGAGAATTGGAATGCTGAGTTCTATGTTAAGGTCAATGATGATATCTACATAAATATTG ATGCACTTGGAGCTGCACTTGCCAGTCATTTGGATAAGTCTCGTGTTTATATTGGGTGCATGAAGTCAGGGGAGGTTTTCTCTCAACC GTCCCAGAAATGGTATGAACCAGAGTGGTGGAAATTTGGGGATGGGAAATC ATATTTCCTGCATGCTTCTGGAGAAATATTTGCTATATCTCATCCCCTGGCACACTTTATCTTAATTAACAG GTCCATCCTTCGTACGTATGCCCATGATGATGTCAGTGCTGGATCCTGGTTCATTGGCCTAGATGTTAAGCATGTTGATGAAGGGAAGTTTTGTTGCTCATCCTGGTCATCAG GGTCTGTTTGTGCGGCTTCCTAG
- the LOC113779211 gene encoding hydroxyproline O-galactosyltransferase HPGT1-like isoform X1, which translates to MVNGRGSSNHRLPSASSFQSRICFMMLSMFATMASLYVAGRLWQDATNRVHLIEELDRRTGQGHSAISVDDTLKIINCREQQKKLVALQMELEKARTEGFVSNYFSENSGTHRKKKLLAVVGIFTRFGRKNNRDAIRKAWMPAGTESFPLVLLQRNWRKRRASLYDFANRGDISDKDIDNEYRQTNDFIILNDYLEAPKESSKKAKLFFAHAVENWNAEFYVKVNDDIYINIDALGAALASHLDKSRVYIGCMKSGEVFSQPSQKWYEPEWWKFGDGKSYFLHASGEIFAISHPLAHFILINRSILRTYAHDDVSAGSWFIGLDVKHVDEGKFCCSSWSSGSVCAAS; encoded by the exons ATGGTTAATGGCCGGGGATCTAGTAACCACCGGCTACCATCGGCGTCGAGTTTCCAATCCCGGATATGTTTTATGATGCTCTCGATGTTCGCCACCATGGCTTCGCTTTATGTTGCCGGCCG ATTGTGGCAGGATGCAACAAATAGAGTTCATTTAATAGAAGAGCTTGATAGACGAACTGGACAG GGGCATTCTGCTATATCTGTTGACGATACTTTGAAGATCATAAATTGTAG AGAACAACAGAAGAAGCTAGTGGCTCTTCAGATGGAGCTGGAAAAAGCACGGACGGAAGGCTTCGTTTCAAATTATTTCTCAGAAAATAGTGGGACACATAGAAAGAAAAAGCTTCTTGCTGTTGTAGGGATCTTTACAAGGTTTGGTCGTAAGAATAATAGAGACGCAATCCGTAAGGCATGGATGCCTGCTGGTACAGAATCATTTCCCTTG GTGCTGCTTCAAAGAAACTGGAGGAAGAGAAGGGCATCATTATACGATTT TGCAAACCGTGGAGACATTTCAGATAAGGACATCGACAATGAATATAGGCAGACTAATGACTTCATAATTCTT AATGATTATCTGGAGGCTCCTAAGGAGAGTTCAAAGAAGgcaaaattattttttgctCATGCTGTGGAGAATTGGAATGCTGAGTTCTATGTTAAGGTCAATGATGATATCTACATAAATATTG ATGCACTTGGAGCTGCACTTGCCAGTCATTTGGATAAGTCTCGTGTTTATATTGGGTGCATGAAGTCAGGGGAGGTTTTCTCTCAACC GTCCCAGAAATGGTATGAACCAGAGTGGTGGAAATTTGGGGATGGGAAATC ATATTTCCTGCATGCTTCTGGAGAAATATTTGCTATATCTCATCCCCTGGCACACTTTATCTTAATTAACAG GTCCATCCTTCGTACGTATGCCCATGATGATGTCAGTGCTGGATCCTGGTTCATTGGCCTAGATGTTAAGCATGTTGATGAAGGGAAGTTTTGTTGCTCATCCTGGTCATCAG GGTCTGTTTGTGCGGCTTCCTAG
- the LOC113781214 gene encoding putative pentatricopeptide repeat-containing protein At1g10330: protein MPKPQAKIHAPQFLLNALQRFIKNSKKIKQIHSLLTTNGNLLITSGWTNTLLYNCLIRAYLSLSQPQTTLILFRHMLAHTAPPNNLTFPSLIKAAASLLPAYASLVGRPLRAQTLKRGVSDDPFVQTSFISLYAHLGDLDGARKVFDEILQPCVVSCNAMLDAFGKCGNMDSAVLMFSGMSRRDVFSWTSVISGYARNGRFGEAMGIFGKMMVDEDVSVGVLKPNEATFVTVLSCCANFEGGRALYHGKQIHGYMVKNENKLSVFMGTALIAFYGKMGCFNYANKLFGRMMVTEVCTWNAMISSLALNGREKDALDMFIRMRTGGLCPNEVTFVGVLSACARAKLVDLGLEFFHSMQRQFGIVPRMEHYGCVVDLLGRAGLLREAYEFMERMPFEADASVLGALLGACRIHGATDLANEVGLRLFKLQPQHCGRYVQLSSIYAGAERWDNAAALRKLMADAGIHKIPAYSTIHQQ from the coding sequence ATGCCAAAGCCTCAGGCCAAGATACACGCCCCTCAGTTCCTCCTCAATGCTCTTCAACGTTTCATCAAAAACTCGAAAAAGATCAAACAAATTCATTCCCTTTTAACTACCAATGGTAACCTCCTCATCACTTCTGGATGGACCAACACACTTCTTTACAACTGCCTCATCAGAGCCTATCTCAGCCTTTCCCAACCACAAACAACACTCATTCTCTTCCGCCACATGCTCGCTCACACTGCCCCGCCCAATAATCTCACTTTCCCTTCACTCATCAAAGCGGCTGCGTCCCTCTTGCCTGCATATGCTTCCCTCGTGGGGCGACCACTCCGAGCTCAAACTCTCAAAAGAGGGGTCTCAGATGACCCTTTTGTGCAAACTTCTTTCATTTCTCTGTATGCACATTTGGGTGATCTTGATGGAGCACGTAAGGTGTTTGATGAAATTCTCCAACCGTGCGTTGTTTCATGTAATGCCATGCTTGATGCTTTTGGGAAGTGTGGGAACATGGATTCGGCGGTTTTGATGTTTTCGGGAATGTCTAGAAGAGATGTTTTTTCCTGGACGAGCGTAATCAGTGGCTACGCTAGGAATGGGCGATTTGGGGAGGCAATGGGGATTTTTGGGAAAATGATGGTGGATGAGGACGTTAGTGTTGGGGTTTTGAAGCCTAATGAAGCTACCTTTGTTACTGTTCTATCTTGCTGTGCAAATTTTGAGGGCGGTAGAGCTTTGTATCATGGGAAACAAATACATGGATATATGGTCAAGAATGAGAATAAATTGAGTGTTTTCATGGGAACAGCATTGATCGCATTCTATGGAAAAATGGGATGTTTTAATTATGCTAATAAATTATTTGGCAGGATGATGGTTACGGAGGTTTGCACTTGGAATGCTATGATTTCTTCACTTGCTTTGAATGGTAGGGAGAAGGATGCCTTAGATATGTTTATCAGGATGAGGACTGGAGGACTTTGCCCAAACGAAGTTACTTTTGTTGGTGTATTATCTGCATGTGCTCGCGCCAAGCTTGTGGACTTGGGTTTGGAGTTCTTCCATTCAATGCAAAGACAGTTTGGCATTGTTCCCAGGATGGAGCACTATGGTTGTGTGGTTGATCTCCTGGGAAGAGCTGGATTGCTCAGGGAAGCATATGAATTTATGGAAAGGATGCCTTTTGAGGCTGATGCATCTGTTTTGGGAGCTCTTCTTGGTGCTTGTAGAATACATGGAGCCACAGATTTGGCAAATGAAGTGGGACTGCGCCTTTTTAAGTTGCAGCCCCAACATTGTGGGAGGTATGTGCAATTGTCAAGCATTTATGCTGGGGCAGAGAGATGGGATAACGCTGCTGCCTTGAGGAAACTAATGGCGGATGCTGGAATTCACAAGATTCCTGCCTATAGCACGATTCACCAACAATGA
- the LOC113781122 gene encoding putative glucose-6-phosphate 1-epimerase isoform X1, whose product MDHSAADDDNRATVEVTKYKNGIQQVLLQNPRGASARVSLHGGQVLSWKTDRGEELLFISSKANFKPPAAVRGGIPICFPQFGNRGSLEQHGFARNRMWLIDENPPPLHSSDSNGKAYIDLLLKPSEEDLRIWPHSFEFRLRVALDFDGHLIFTSRVRNINSKPFSFSIAYRTYFSISDISSEVRVEGLETLDYLDNLCQRERFTEQGDALTFESEVDRVYLSSSDVIAVFDHQKKRTFLIRKEGLPDVVVWNPWEKKSKATVDLGDEEYKQMLCVDGAAIEKPVTLKPGEEWTGRLDLSVVASI is encoded by the exons ATGGACCATTCTGCAGCAGATGATGATAATAGAGCAACAGTTGAAGTTACCAAGTATAAGAATGGCATCCAACAGGTTTTGCTTCAAAATCCTCGAGGGGCTTCTGCAAGG GTTAGCCTGCATGGAGGGCAGGTTCTTTCATGGAAGACCGACAGGGGTGAAGAATTATTATTCATTAGTAGTAAG GCAAATTTTAAGCCACCAGCAGCTGTAAGGGGTGGAATACCTATTTGTTTCCCTCAG TTCGGAAACCGTGGTTCCCTGGAGCAGCATGGATTTGCCAGGAACAGAATGTGGCTCATTGATGAAAACCCTCCACCTCTACATTCCAGTGATTCCAATGGCAAGGCATACATTGACTTGCTACTTAAACCATCTGAAGAAGACCTAAGGATCTGGCCACACAG ttttgaatTCCGTCTTAGGGTGGCTCTGGACTTTGATGGGCATCTCATCTTTACATCACGTGTGAGAAATATCAATTCGAAGCCATTCAGCTTCTCAATTGCTTATCGTACCTATTTTTCTATCTCCGATATCAG CAGTGAAGTGAGGGTGGAGGGCTTGGAGACTCTGGACTATCTTGACAACTTGTGCCAAAGAGAGCGTTTCACTGAGCAAGGAGATGCCTTAACATTTGAATCCGAG GTTGATAGAGTATATCTCAGTTCTTCGGATGTTATAGCAGTCTTCGATCACCAGAAAAAGCGGACCTTTCTCATAAGGAAGGAAGGGCTACCTGACGTAG TGGTTTGGAATCCATGGGAGAAGAAATCAAAAGCCACAGTGGATCTTGGGGACGAGGAGTACAAACAGATGCTTTGCGTAGATGGGGCTGCAATTGAGAAACCAGTCACTTTGAAGCCAGGCGAGGAATGGACAGGCCGACTGGACTTGTCTGTTGTGGCATCAATTTAA
- the LOC113781122 gene encoding putative glucose-6-phosphate 1-epimerase isoform X2, producing the protein MDHSAADDDNRATVEVTKYKNGIQQVLLQNPRGASARVSLHGGQVLSWKTDRGEELLFISSKANFKPPAAVRGGIPICFPQFGNRGSLEQHGFARNRMWLIDENPPPLHSSDSNGKAYIDLLLKPSEEDLRIWPHSFEFRLRVALDFDGHLIFTSRVRNINSKPFSFSIAYRTYFSISDISEVRVEGLETLDYLDNLCQRERFTEQGDALTFESEVDRVYLSSSDVIAVFDHQKKRTFLIRKEGLPDVVVWNPWEKKSKATVDLGDEEYKQMLCVDGAAIEKPVTLKPGEEWTGRLDLSVVASI; encoded by the exons ATGGACCATTCTGCAGCAGATGATGATAATAGAGCAACAGTTGAAGTTACCAAGTATAAGAATGGCATCCAACAGGTTTTGCTTCAAAATCCTCGAGGGGCTTCTGCAAGG GTTAGCCTGCATGGAGGGCAGGTTCTTTCATGGAAGACCGACAGGGGTGAAGAATTATTATTCATTAGTAGTAAG GCAAATTTTAAGCCACCAGCAGCTGTAAGGGGTGGAATACCTATTTGTTTCCCTCAG TTCGGAAACCGTGGTTCCCTGGAGCAGCATGGATTTGCCAGGAACAGAATGTGGCTCATTGATGAAAACCCTCCACCTCTACATTCCAGTGATTCCAATGGCAAGGCATACATTGACTTGCTACTTAAACCATCTGAAGAAGACCTAAGGATCTGGCCACACAG ttttgaatTCCGTCTTAGGGTGGCTCTGGACTTTGATGGGCATCTCATCTTTACATCACGTGTGAGAAATATCAATTCGAAGCCATTCAGCTTCTCAATTGCTTATCGTACCTATTTTTCTATCTCCGATATCAG TGAAGTGAGGGTGGAGGGCTTGGAGACTCTGGACTATCTTGACAACTTGTGCCAAAGAGAGCGTTTCACTGAGCAAGGAGATGCCTTAACATTTGAATCCGAG GTTGATAGAGTATATCTCAGTTCTTCGGATGTTATAGCAGTCTTCGATCACCAGAAAAAGCGGACCTTTCTCATAAGGAAGGAAGGGCTACCTGACGTAG TGGTTTGGAATCCATGGGAGAAGAAATCAAAAGCCACAGTGGATCTTGGGGACGAGGAGTACAAACAGATGCTTTGCGTAGATGGGGCTGCAATTGAGAAACCAGTCACTTTGAAGCCAGGCGAGGAATGGACAGGCCGACTGGACTTGTCTGTTGTGGCATCAATTTAA